The following are encoded in a window of Panicum virgatum strain AP13 chromosome 5N, P.virgatum_v5, whole genome shotgun sequence genomic DNA:
- the LOC120674322 gene encoding purple acid phosphatase 2-like translates to MGRHGVARIGAAGAPAWAALLLPPLLLLLLAGARAGQTSEYRRHLGSAVDMPLDADVFRPPPGHNAPEQVHITQGNHDGTAMIISWVTTSEPGSSTVVYGTSEDNLNYTANGKHSQYTFYNYTSGYIHHCTIKKLEFDTKYYYAVGIGQTVRKFWFMTPPKSGPDVPYTFGLIGDLGQSFDSNVTLAHYESNSKAQAVLFVGDLSYADNYPYHDNVRWDTWARFVERNVAYQPWIWTAGNHEIDFAPELGETKPFKPYSNRYPTPYKASGSTAPYWYSIKRASAYIIVLASYSSYGKYTPQYKWLEAEFPKVNRSETPWLIVLMHAPWYNSYNYHYMEGETMRVMYEPWFVKYKVDLVFAGHVHAYERTHRISNVAYNVVNGLCTPVPDQSAPVYITIGDGGNQEGLATNMSQPQPRYSAFREASFGHAILDIKNRTHAYYTWHRNQDGSAVAADAMWFTNRYWEPTDDSAASSE, encoded by the exons atggggcggcacggcgtggccCGGATCGGCGCCGCGGGGGCGCCCGCCTGGGCCGCcctcctcctgccgccgctgctgctcctgctgcttgcgggcgcccgcgccggccagaCCAGCGAGTACCGGCGCCACCTCGGCTCCGCCGTCGACATGCCGCTCGACGCCGACGTCttccgcccgccgcccggccaCAATGCGCCCGAGCAG GTTCACATCACACAAGGGAACCATGATGGCACAGCCATGATAATCTCATGGGTGACAACAAGTGAGCCTGGCTCGAGCACTGTGGTGTACGGGACTTCAGAGGACAACCTCAACTATACTGCAAACGGAAAGCACAGTCAGTATACGTTCTACAACTATACCTCAGGATACATTCATCATTGCACAATAAAAaagctggag TTTGACACAAAGTATTACTATGCTGTTGGAATTGGACAAACAGTGAGGAAGTTTTGGTTCATGACCCCTCCAAAAAGTGGCCCAGATGTTCCATATACATTTGGTCTTATAG GTGACCTCGGTCAGAGCTTCGACTCAAATGTTACGCTTGCTCATTATGAGTCCAATTCAAAAGCGCAGGCGGTGCTATTTGTTGGAGATCTGTCATATGCAGATAACTACCCATATCATGATAATGTGAGGTGGGATACGTGGGCTAGATTTGTGGAGAGGAATGTCGCGTACCAGCCATGGATCTGGACAGCTGGAAATCACGAGATAGATTTTGCTCCTGAACTT GGTGAAACAAAGCCATTCAAGCCATACAGCAACAGGTACCCCACACCTTACAAGGCTTCTGGTAGCACGGCACCTTACTGGTATTCCATCAAGAGGGCCTCTGCTTACATTATTGTCTTGGCATCATATTCATCATATG GAAAATACACTCCTCAATACAAGTGGCTTGAAGCTGAGTTTCCCAAGGTCAACAGGAGTGAAACACCATGGTTGATCGTCCTCATGCACGCACCATGGTACAATAGCTACAACTATCACTACATGGAAGGTGAAACCATGAGGGTGATGTATGAGCCGTGGTTCGTCAAGTACAAAGTTGATCTCGTGTTTGCAGGACATGTGCATGCCTATGAGCGGACA CACAGGATATCAAATGTGGCATACAACGTTGTGAATGGCCTGTGCACTCCAGTTCCTGATCAATCTGCTCCAGTCTACATCACTATTGGCGACGGAGGGAACCAGGAGGGACTCGCCACCAA CATGTCGCAGCCGCAGCCGAGGTACTCGGCCTTCAGGGAGGCGAGCTTCGGGCACGCCATCCTGGACATCAAGAACCGGACGCACGCGTATTACACGTGGCACCGCAACCAGGACGGCAGCGCGGTGGCCGCCGACGCCATGTGGTTCACCAACCGCTACTGGGAGCCGACGGACGactccgctgcctcctccgagTGA